In Methanosarcina siciliae T4/M, one genomic interval encodes:
- a CDS encoding phosphotransferase enzyme family protein, which produces MLKLKYLFFNKSLAVEGIRKWKTEINNAEELLPYFRISSNAIYPFRNNDNVCFLRLAPVEEKMKDNEYGEIEFIQYLREHNFPALKPLPSLNDELIEIIKTEWGMYFASVFERVEGVPIEDTDLNDNIIFVYGKTLGTFHRLASDFRPSVKKWTYEDVLEWIEKELGLYGAQTAAMNEYIEVKNLLETLPKNQKNFGLVHYDFEPDNVFYDVKTETCNVIDFEDGVYHWFALDIEQVFDSLAEFMDEERVAVARKIFLNGYCTEFEISSNMLALLPVFRRFIDLYSYTRIIHSTSEILDNEPDWLNKIKEKLNWKKDSILARMKKRQDYISM; this is translated from the coding sequence ATGTTAAAATTAAAATATTTATTTTTTAACAAGAGTCTGGCAGTGGAAGGAATTAGAAAATGGAAAACTGAGATAAACAATGCAGAGGAATTACTTCCATATTTTAGGATTTCATCGAATGCAATCTATCCCTTTAGGAATAATGATAATGTTTGCTTCCTGCGTTTGGCACCTGTTGAAGAAAAAATGAAAGATAACGAATATGGAGAAATAGAGTTTATTCAATATTTGAGAGAACATAATTTTCCTGCATTAAAACCATTGCCTTCACTGAACGATGAACTGATCGAAATTATCAAAACTGAGTGGGGGATGTATTTTGCAAGTGTATTTGAAAGAGTAGAAGGAGTTCCGATAGAAGATACAGACTTAAATGACAATATCATTTTTGTATATGGCAAGACACTGGGAACTTTTCACAGGCTGGCTTCAGATTTCAGACCATCCGTAAAAAAGTGGACTTATGAAGATGTTCTGGAATGGATAGAAAAAGAACTTGGTTTATATGGTGCACAGACTGCCGCGATGAACGAATACATAGAAGTAAAAAACCTTCTTGAAACACTTCCGAAAAACCAGAAAAATTTTGGATTAGTACATTACGATTTTGAGCCGGATAATGTTTTTTATGACGTGAAAACTGAGACATGTAACGTTATTGATTTTGAAGATGGAGTATATCACTGGTTTGCTCTGGATATAGAGCAGGTATTCGATTCTTTAGCAGAATTCATGGATGAGGAAAGAGTTGCCGTAGCCAGAAAAATATTTTTGAATGGTTATTGTACAGAGTTTGAGATCTCAAGTAATATGCTAGCACTTTTACCTGTGTTCAGAAGATTTATTGATTTGTATAGCTATACAAGAATCATTCATTCCACAAGCGAGATACTGGATAATGAGCCGGATTGGTTGAATAAAATCAAAGAAAAGCTAAATTGGAAGAAGGATAGTATTTTAGCAAGAATGAAAAAAAGACAGGATTATATTAGTATGTAG
- a CDS encoding putative ATP-dependent zinc protease — protein MDDKGDINVDAEMDAEKILAIFRFSTLEKNMISSFGIQGDLFLPFLLSLKSGGSWSYAAEEAKSIAVKDVITYYDEDNMAGYTLEKIYLFIDPEIIKEEGVVFRLEKCGEREERELVERPYRITLRAKRVIFAEVNPGLKEIRIRELHKKTILLKGTPAYSAAHELEHLEKGEVKGTPIWKFEYVKDQ, from the coding sequence ATGGATGATAAAGGGGATATAAATGTGGATGCTGAAATGGATGCTGAAAAAATTCTGGCGATCTTCAGGTTTTCAACCCTGGAAAAAAATATGATTTCAAGTTTTGGAATCCAGGGAGATCTGTTTCTTCCTTTTCTGCTTTCGCTGAAATCGGGGGGCTCGTGGAGTTACGCCGCCGAAGAGGCAAAAAGCATTGCAGTAAAGGACGTGATCACCTATTACGATGAAGATAACATGGCCGGCTATACTCTGGAAAAGATATACCTCTTTATCGATCCCGAAATCATAAAAGAGGAAGGAGTAGTCTTCAGGCTGGAAAAATGTGGGGAAAGGGAAGAAAGAGAACTGGTCGAACGGCCCTACCGCATAACCCTCCGGGCAAAAAGGGTGATATTTGCAGAGGTAAATCCGGGCCTGAAGGAGATCAGAATCAGGGAACTGCACAAAAAAACGATATTATTGAAAGGCACCCCGGCATATAGTGCAGCTCATGAGCTGGAACATCTTGAAAAGGGTGAGGTAAAAGGAACTCCTATATGGAAGTTTGAATATGTTAAAGACCAGTAA
- a CDS encoding PD40 domain-containing protein — translation MKVKYVLLGTLLLLISVASCQAASEEIADGNDSWTLLFSGQKITDNTWNNVISPDSTRVAYVNQSEKGVSLIVAGPEGKTEGKSYDFIRDIVFSPDSTRVAYFARTDGKWIAVVDDSEGKQYDGMLTTVIFSPDSKRVTYLALSGNQTAVVVDGKENLYHAAGVPRFSPDSKHLAYAIDEDGGFDSSYIILDGKELKPNGGGFVFSPDSNRWAYSSHNLYKGSPVYTVLNNKILELGNNGAIYGLYFSPDSQRFAFEMQNGSSFYDPHRIVVDEVYGKEYRGIGEVVFSPDSRHVAYRAKSEEEGYFVVLDGIEGKKNYSDVREPIFSPDSNHTAYAALKDDGWHVVLDGNEGSNYSAVRGLTFSPDSKHLAYAARDTRDGKDMQFVVADGKEMEQYLHDRHHQGILYGPVFSPDGKVVYTANDGGKAQFIVVDGTRKLNPWSRFSGSALVFDSPDSFHYLGTNETGSFLVNVNIMEKPEEEACSWSGIWDTNHGFMDLEQTGNSVTGIYTGNLPYQDQGIQAIASDKKLVGNWSYSSGKAEGTFEFSMADDCKSFSGKWKYGSEGDWSGNWNGTRV, via the coding sequence ATGAAGGTTAAGTACGTTTTATTAGGAACTTTACTCTTGTTGATTTCAGTAGCAAGCTGCCAGGCCGCATCGGAAGAAATAGCCGATGGAAATGACTCATGGACACTGCTTTTCTCAGGGCAGAAGATAACCGACAACACGTGGAACAACGTCATAAGCCCTGACAGCACCAGGGTTGCATACGTGAATCAGAGCGAAAAGGGTGTTTCGTTAATTGTTGCCGGTCCGGAGGGTAAAACCGAAGGGAAAAGCTATGATTTTATCAGAGATATTGTTTTCAGCCCGGACAGTACACGAGTAGCTTATTTTGCCAGAACCGATGGCAAATGGATTGCGGTCGTTGATGATTCAGAGGGTAAGCAGTACGATGGTATGTTGACTACCGTTATCTTCAGCCCGGACAGCAAGCGGGTTACATACCTGGCTCTAAGCGGAAATCAAACAGCAGTAGTTGTAGACGGGAAGGAAAATCTATACCATGCTGCCGGTGTTCCCAGATTTAGTCCGGACAGCAAACATCTGGCATATGCTATCGACGAAGATGGAGGGTTTGATTCTTCTTATATTATTCTGGACGGTAAGGAGCTAAAGCCTAACGGTGGAGGCTTTGTTTTCAGCCCTGACAGCAATAGATGGGCCTACTCCAGCCATAATCTCTACAAAGGTTCTCCGGTCTACACAGTACTAAATAACAAAATCCTGGAACTGGGAAATAATGGAGCTATATATGGTTTATACTTCAGCCCTGACAGCCAGAGATTTGCCTTCGAGATGCAAAATGGCTCCTCTTTTTATGACCCTCACAGGATAGTTGTTGATGAAGTATATGGAAAAGAGTATCGTGGGATTGGAGAAGTCGTTTTCAGCCCGGACAGCCGGCATGTGGCTTACCGGGCAAAGAGCGAGGAAGAAGGTTATTTTGTAGTGCTTGACGGGATTGAAGGAAAGAAGAACTACAGTGATGTGAGAGAGCCGATATTCAGCCCGGATTCGAATCACACAGCTTACGCTGCCCTCAAAGATGACGGCTGGCATGTGGTGCTGGACGGGAATGAGGGCAGTAACTACTCGGCTGTCCGGGGCCTTACTTTTAGCCCTGACAGCAAACATCTGGCATATGCAGCCAGAGACACCCGAGACGGTAAAGATATGCAATTTGTCGTGGCCGACGGAAAGGAAATGGAGCAGTATCTTCATGATCGGCATCATCAGGGAATACTGTACGGTCCGGTATTCAGCCCGGACGGCAAAGTGGTCTATACCGCTAATGATGGAGGAAAGGCGCAATTCATCGTGGTAGACGGGACCAGAAAACTAAATCCGTGGTCTAGATTTTCCGGATCGGCCCTTGTCTTTGACTCTCCGGATTCGTTCCACTATCTGGGCACAAATGAGACAGGATCGTTTTTAGTGAACGTTAATATCATGGAAAAGCCTGAGGAAGAGGCTTGCAGCTGGAGTGGTATCTGGGATACTAACCATGGGTTCATGGACCTGGAGCAGACAGGCAACAGTGTTACAGGAATATACACTGGCAACCTGCCCTATCAGGATCAGGGTATTCAGGCTATTGCCTCTGACAAAAAGCTTGTAGGGAACTGGTCTTACTCTTCGGGCAAAGCCGAAGGAACCTTTGAGTTTTCCATGGCCGATGACTGTAAATCATTCAGCGGGAAGTGGAAATACGGTTCTGAGGGAGACTGGTCCGGAAACTGGAACGGTACACGTGTTTAA
- a CDS encoding PAS domain S-box protein, translating into MSISGFDISDQKNKEKLRDGEELYRVLFENSNDAVLLTSPDGTVYAANSEACRIFGMTEEEIIRAGRSGVVDTSDPGFKLILERARTGKFKGELNFRRKDGTIFPGKLSTTFFSDKDGQVKMVMIIRDITERKLIAEEMRKSEERYRMLFTNMTDAFFLAEVIYDKDGTPCDYRFLELNPAYELYTGLKKEQLLGKTVLEVFPDVDPVGLREYGNMALSDVPTYYEVKSMEVKDRSLDVYVFSPENGKLALIFKDITKKRETKEAPGKTHDNLEEKIIERTAELEKAYSYLKESEESLAEAQQMAHIGNWNWNIVTNKLLWSDELYRIFGLKPKEFEVNYDLFLTYVHPNDLNYVDKAFKKALIGEPFDINYRIILTAGSERAVHAKTEIIFDENNTPIRMRGTVQDITNRKQMEKALRESEEKYRNIVETANEGIFLMDAEFNITYANKRTAELMRYAQEEIIGRQVMDFICEESKPTARRNLEKRRDGISEIYELKLMCKDGSLFWAFISAKPLFNKDGDFTGSLCMFTDVTKRKEVETKLKETLDNLENLVKVRTEELEIAFTSLKESERGLAEAQQMAHIGNWNWDIVNNKLLWSDELYRIFGLKPEELEVTYDLFLTYVHPNDRDYVNGAFKKALNGEPFNINYIIVLADGSERAVHAKTEVIFDESNIPIRMRGTVQDITERKRAEEQLRESEEKYRNIVETANEGIFLMDSEFKITFANKRTIELMGYTHEETIGRPVMDFICEESKPIAGRNLEKRRCGVSEGYELKLMCKDGSLFWALINAKPLFDKDDDFIGSLCMYTDITKRKEAEEALVNIESARKKEIHHRIKNNLQVISSLLDLQAEKFKDREDIRDSEVLEAFRESQDRVISMALIHEELHRNEGLDKLNFSQYIKELADNLFLTYSLGNDGTRFYKDIEENIFFDMDTSVPLGIIINELISNSLKYAFQGRNHGEIQVKLHRAEDRKYGIEERNSTAYVLFVSDNGIGVPKDLDIEDLDSLGLQLVISLVEQLNGELELKRNNGTEFTIRFTVTEKK; encoded by the coding sequence TGTCTATCTCTGGATTCGATATAAGTGACCAGAAAAATAAGGAAAAACTTCGGGATGGCGAAGAACTTTACAGAGTGCTCTTCGAGAACAGCAATGATGCCGTTCTTCTCACTTCTCCTGATGGAACAGTTTATGCGGCTAATTCCGAAGCCTGCCGGATTTTCGGGATGACCGAGGAGGAAATCATACGGGCTGGGAGATCCGGAGTTGTAGACACATCCGACCCAGGATTCAAGCTCATCCTTGAAAGAGCCAGAACCGGAAAGTTCAAAGGGGAGCTCAATTTTAGGAGGAAAGATGGTACTATCTTTCCTGGAAAGTTATCAACTACGTTTTTCTCCGATAAGGATGGTCAGGTGAAAATGGTCATGATTATCAGGGACATCACAGAGCGCAAGCTGATTGCAGAAGAGATGCGGAAAAGTGAAGAGCGTTACCGGATGCTGTTCACAAATATGACAGATGCCTTCTTCCTTGCAGAAGTAATTTACGATAAGGACGGTACGCCCTGTGATTATCGTTTCCTTGAGCTTAATCCTGCTTATGAGCTTTATACTGGCTTAAAGAAGGAACAGTTATTAGGTAAGACGGTACTTGAAGTGTTTCCTGATGTTGATCCTGTAGGGCTAAGGGAATATGGGAATATGGCACTTTCTGATGTACCGACTTATTATGAAGTCAAGAGTATGGAGGTCAAAGACAGGTCTCTTGATGTCTATGTGTTTAGCCCTGAAAATGGAAAGCTTGCGTTGATTTTCAAAGATATCACTAAAAAAAGGGAGACGAAAGAAGCTCCCGGAAAGACCCACGATAATTTAGAAGAAAAAATTATAGAGCGAACGGCAGAGCTTGAGAAGGCTTACAGTTATTTGAAAGAAAGTGAAGAAAGTCTTGCTGAAGCTCAACAAATGGCTCATATTGGAAACTGGAACTGGAACATTGTAACTAATAAGTTACTCTGGTCTGATGAATTATATCGCATTTTTGGACTTAAGCCTAAGGAATTTGAAGTGAATTATGACCTGTTTTTAACTTATGTGCACCCAAATGACCTTAACTACGTAGATAAAGCCTTTAAAAAAGCCTTAATTGGTGAACCCTTTGACATTAATTATAGAATCATCCTAACTGCCGGGTCTGAGCGTGCAGTCCATGCAAAAACTGAAATTATTTTCGATGAGAATAACACACCTATCCGAATGAGAGGAACGGTTCAGGATATTACCAATCGCAAACAGATGGAAAAGGCATTGCGCGAAAGTGAAGAAAAATATCGTAACATCGTTGAGACAGCAAATGAAGGCATATTCTTGATGGATGCTGAATTCAATATTACTTACGCTAATAAGAGAACTGCGGAGCTAATGAGGTACGCTCAGGAAGAAATTATTGGTAGACAGGTAATGGATTTTATTTGTGAAGAGAGCAAACCTACCGCTAGAAGGAATCTGGAAAAAAGGCGTGACGGTATTAGCGAAATCTATGAATTGAAGTTAATGTGCAAGGACGGCTCACTCTTTTGGGCATTTATAAGCGCTAAACCGTTATTTAATAAGGATGGTGATTTCACCGGCTCTCTTTGTATGTTCACTGATGTCACCAAAAGAAAAGAAGTTGAGACAAAGCTTAAGGAAACTCTTGACAATTTGGAAAACTTAGTAAAAGTACGTACGGAAGAGCTTGAAATAGCTTTTACTTCATTGAAAGAAAGTGAAAGAGGGCTTGCCGAAGCTCAGCAAATGGCTCATATTGGGAACTGGAACTGGGATATTGTAAATAATAAATTGCTCTGGTCTGATGAGTTATATCGTATTTTTGGACTTAAACCTGAAGAACTTGAAGTGACTTATGACCTGTTTTTAACTTATGTGCACCCAAATGACCGGGACTACGTGAATGGTGCCTTTAAAAAAGCTTTAAACGGGGAACCCTTCAACATTAATTATATAATCGTCCTGGCTGACGGGTCTGAGCGGGCAGTCCATGCAAAAACTGAAGTTATTTTTGATGAAAGTAACATCCCTATTCGAATGAGGGGAACAGTTCAGGATATTACTGAACGTAAAAGAGCGGAAGAACAACTCCGTGAAAGTGAGGAAAAGTACCGCAACATCGTTGAGACAGCAAATGAAGGTATATTCTTGATGGATTCTGAATTTAAGATTACTTTTGCTAATAAAAGAACTATAGAGCTGATGGGGTACACTCATGAAGAAACTATCGGTAGACCGGTAATGGATTTTATTTGTGAAGAAAGCAAGCCTATCGCCGGAAGGAACCTGGAAAAAAGGCGATGTGGTGTCAGTGAGGGCTATGAATTGAAGTTAATGTGTAAGGACGGTTCACTTTTTTGGGCACTTATAAACGCGAAGCCGTTATTTGATAAAGACGATGATTTCATTGGTTCACTGTGCATGTACACCGATATCACCAAACGAAAAGAAGCTGAGGAAGCCCTGGTAAATATTGAGAGTGCTCGTAAAAAAGAGATTCACCATCGCATTAAGAATAATTTGCAAGTAATCTCATCCCTGCTGGATTTACAGGCTGAAAAGTTCAAAGACAGAGAGGATATTAGGGATTCGGAAGTTCTTGAAGCCTTCAGGGAAAGCCAGGATCGTGTAATTTCAATGGCTCTTATCCATGAAGAATTGCATAGAAATGAAGGGCTTGATAAACTTAATTTTTCACAGTATATTAAGGAACTTGCGGATAATCTCTTCCTTACATATAGTCTTGGAAATGACGGCACCAGATTTTATAAAGATATAGAAGAAAACATTTTCTTCGACATGGACACTTCGGTTCCATTAGGCATTATCATCAATGAACTTATTTCAAACTCTCTCAAATACGCATTTCAGGGAAGAAATCATGGAGAAATCCAAGTTAAATTGCATAGAGCAGAGGATAGAAAATACGGAATAGAGGAACGTAATAGTACCGCTTATGTTCTGTTTGTCTCAGACAACGGCATTGGCGTTCCCAAAGATCTGGATATTGAAGATCTTGATAGTCTAGGACTTCAGCTTGTAATTTCTCTTGTTGAACAGTTGAACGGAGAACTTGAGCTAAAAAGGAATAATGGAACAGAGTTCACTATAAGGTTTACAGTAACAGAAAAGAAGTAA